A part of Atribacterota bacterium genomic DNA contains:
- the rpsT gene encoding 30S ribosomal protein S20 — MPIIKSAIKRVKISERQRLKNSAYKSKVKTLLKKFENAINSENLEDANQAHLQCVSILDKAAQKGILAKNTVSRKKSLLAKKLKNLSQINSNKNVQDSKEEKEK, encoded by the coding sequence ATGCCCATTATTAAATCAGCCATAAAAAGAGTTAAAATATCAGAAAGACAACGTTTAAAAAATTCAGCTTATAAATCAAAAGTAAAAACATTATTAAAGAAATTTGAAAATGCTATTAATAGCGAAAATTTAGAAGATGCCAATCAAGCTCATCTTCAATGTGTTTCTATCTTGGATAAAGCTGCCCAAAAAGGTATTTTAGCAAAAAATACTGTTTCCAGAAAAAAATCTTTATTAGCAAAGAAGCTTAAGAATCTTTCTCAAATTAATAGTAATAAAAACGTTCAAGATAGCAAAGAAGAGAAAGAAAAATAA